A single window of Hemibagrus wyckioides isolate EC202008001 linkage group LG28, SWU_Hwy_1.0, whole genome shotgun sequence DNA harbors:
- the LOC131348682 gene encoding gamma-crystallin M2-like yields MQEAGHQFSQSGTDKDVKMMKIIFYEDRNFGGRSYECSGDCSDMYYYMNRCHSCRVESGCWMVYDRPYYMGNQYFLRKGEYSDYMSMWGWGMNNWIRSCRMIPMYRGSYRMRVYDRENFMGQMMEMTDDCDSFMNRYHWYNGCMSCHVMDGHWLMYEHPNYRGKMWYFGPGEYRSFRQMMRMGGMRFMSMRRIMDSWY; encoded by the exons ATGCAAGAGGCAGGACATCAGTTTAGCCAGTCAGGCACTGACAAGGACGTCAAAATGATGAAG ATCATCTTCTACGAGGACCGGAACTTCGGGGGCCGCTCCTATGAGTGTAGCGGTGACTGTTCTGATATGTACTATTACATGAACCGCTGCCACTCCTGCAGGGTCGAGAGCGGCTGCTGGATGGTCTACGATCGTCCTTACTACATGGGCAACCAGTATTTCTTGAGAAAAGGAGAGTACAGTGACTACATGAGCATGTGGGGCTGGGGCATGAACAACTGGATCAGGTCTTGCCGCATGATCCCTATG TACAGGGGATCTTACAGAATGAGAGTTTACGATAGAGAGAACTTCATGGGTCAGATGATGGAGATGACCGATGACTGCGACTCCTTTATGAACCGCTACCACTGGTACAATGGCTGCATGTCTTGTCACGTGATGGACGGCCACTGGCTCATGTACGAGCACCCCAACTACAGAGGCAAGATGTGGTACTTCGGACCTGGAGAGTACAGGAGCTTCAGGCAAATGATGAGAATGGGTGGCATGAGGTTCATGAGCATGAGGCGCATCATGGACTCGTGGTATTAA